In Centroberyx gerrardi isolate f3 chromosome 11, fCenGer3.hap1.cur.20231027, whole genome shotgun sequence, the following are encoded in one genomic region:
- the LOC144541757 gene encoding odorant receptor 131-2-like, which translates to MSNQSQTNITVGVQYQGSLERALFSTLTTLPCCSFLYINGVMLYTLRSKRVFRETSRYILLYNLLFADTLQLALSQLLYILAACRIMLTFPVCGILTMLTDLTTEISPLTLVVMSLERYVAVCYPLRHAAIITIRSTGVSIAVVWAFSCLNILIRILMMLTFPFEDLESLQMTDRCSSVAMFLVPMSDHYDRGYTCFVFLSAGVAIICSYIGVTVAARSASTDKASASKARNTVLLHLIQLGLSLSSTMHSLLLLAIVRILKRIVFVRIQTFLFVFVFILPRCLSALIYGLRDQTIRPILMYHLCCRRKLSVMFHRS; encoded by the coding sequence ATGTCAAATCAATCTCAGACCAACATCACTGTTGGAGTGCAGTATCAAGGGTCACTGGAGAGAGCGTTGTTTTCCACTCTGACTACGTTGCCATGCTGCTCTTTCCTCTACATTAATGGGGTCATGCTGTACACCCTGAGGAGTAAGCGGGTGTTTCGTGAAACCTCCCGTTACATTCTGCTGTATAATCTTCTTTTCGCAGACACCCTTCAGCTGGCACTGAGCCAGTTACTTTACATACTGGCTGCTTGTAGAATAATGCTGACATTTCCTGTGTGTGGTATTCTCACTATGCTCACCGATCTCACAACTGAAATCTCCCCTCTCACCCTGGTGGTGATGTCACTGGAGAGATATGTAGCTGTGTGCTACCCACTGAGGCACGctgccatcatcaccatcagaaGCACAGGCGTGTCCATCGCTGTGGTGTGGGCCTTCAGTTGTCTTAACATCCTCATTCGAATTCTTATGATGTTAACTTTCCCCTTTGAAGACCTGGAGAGTCTGCAGATGACTGACCGTTGCTCCAGCGTAGCCATGTTTCTTGTGCCAATGTCTGATCATTACGACAGAGGCTATACTTGTTTTGTCTTTCTATCAGCTGGTGTGGCAATCATTTGCTCCTATATTGGTGTGACCGTAGCAGCCAGGTCTGCCTCCACAGACAAAGCCTCAGCCAGCAAGGCTCGTAACACAGTGCTGCTGCATCTGATACAGCTGGGCCTGAGTCTCTCCTCAACCATGCACTCCTTACTCCTCTTAGCTATCGTGAGAATATTAAAGAGAATAGTATTTGTGCGCATCCAgacttttctctttgtgtttgttttcatcctCCCCAGGTGTCTAAGTGCTCTCATCTATGGCCTCAGAGACCAAACCATCAGACCCATCCTCATGTATCACCTATGTTGCCGGCGGAAACTCTCAGTCATGTTCCACCGAAGCTGA
- the LOC144541756 gene encoding odorant receptor 131-2-like — translation MSNQSQTNITVGVQYQGSLERALFSTLTTLPCCSFLYINGVMLYTLRSKRVFRETSRYILLYNLLFADTLQLALSQLLYILTACRITLTFPVCGTLIMLTDLTTEISPLTLVVMSLERYVAVCYPLRHAAIITIRSTGVSIAVVWAFSCLNILIHVLIMLTFPFEDLESLQMTNHCSSVAMFLVPMSDHYDRGYTCFVFLSAAVAIICSYIGVTVAARSASTDKASASKARNTVLLHLIQLGLSLSSTMHSLLLLAIVRTVKRIVFVRIQIVLFVFVFILPRCLSALIYGLRDQTIRPILMYHLCCRLKLSVMFHRS, via the coding sequence ATGTCAAATCAATCTCAGACCAACATCACTGTTGGAGTGCAGTATCAAGGGTCACTGGAGAGAGCGTTGTTTTCCACTCTGACTACGTTGCCATGCTGCTCTTTCCTCTACATTAATGGGGTCATGCTGTACACCCTGAGGAGTAAGCGGGTGTTTCGTGAAACCTCGCGTTACATTCTGCTGTATAATCTTCTTTTCGCAGACACCCTTCAGCTGGCACTGAGCCAGTTACTTTACATACTGACTGCTTGTAGAATAACACTGACATTTCCTGTGTGTGGTACTCTCATAATGCTCACCGATCTCACAACTGAAATCTCCCCTCTCACCCTGGTGGTAATGTCACTGGAGAGATATGTAGCTGTGTGCTACCCACTGAGGCACGctgccatcatcaccatcagaaGCACAGGCGTGTCCATCGCTGTAGTGTGGGCCTTCAGTTGTCTTAACATCCTCATTCACGTTCTTATAATGTTAACTTTCCCCTTTGAAGACCTGGAGAGTCTGCAGATGACTAACCATTGCTCCAGCGTAGCCATGTTTCTTGTGCCAATGTCTGATCATTACGACAGAGGCTATACTTGTTTTGTCTTTCTATCAGCTGCTGTGGCAATCATTTGCTCCTATATTGGTGTGACCGTAGCAGCCAGGTCTGCCTCCACAGACAAAGCCTCAGCCAGCAAGGCTCGTAACACAGTGCTGCTGCATCTGATACAGCTGGGCCTGAGTCTCTCCTCAACCATGCACTCCTTACTCCTCTTAGCTATCGTGAGAACAGTAAAGAGAATAGTATTTGTGCGCATCCAGATtgttctctttgtgtttgttttcatcctCCCCAGGTGTCTAAGTGCTCTCATCTATGGCCTCAGAGACCAAACCATCAGACCCATCCTCATGTATCACCTATGTTGCCGACTGAAACTCTCAGTCATGTTCCACCGAAGCTGA